One window from the genome of Antechinus flavipes isolate AdamAnt ecotype Samford, QLD, Australia chromosome X, AdamAnt_v2, whole genome shotgun sequence encodes:
- the LOC127542806 gene encoding alpha-globin transcription factor CP2-like — protein sequence MLVGRGGEHRDPQFELVEGRGAGLGNVCSLRWARWAGTSGISASALEEPPRTSPFLGSQKPAGRLGVGEGQSAAEGRLWRSCRNFLQRWTGLAISGAADLQTTAPPIPCTADLHSASLLPPPLVKQTAPRRLSAADLHPAVPQLKRTCSRPPSSSGPASRLAGRSSAILYLAQVKQVSAGGPLEGGGMAGVPKPSQADEEIESGLVQDFEAALSGIGQEQGAGALNMSDVLELPMFKEEESGLPPDDANKMPFHYVLCAATSPAVKLHDETLTYLKQGQSYEIRMLDNRKGGEPAEISGGLVKSMFRLLFHDRGLQYSEQQQQLESWRWNRPGDRILDIDLAMSVGITDPWANPTQLNTVEFLWDPAAKSTSVFIQVHCTSTEFDVKQPGGEKEVAFRLQIDTFKENENGEYTEYLHSGSCQIKVFKSDEADEKQKIDREKMEKKSPSEKEEYQPSREKTLFTECAPWVEMPYANNSQSPGFNSSHSSFSTGEENGSPNHQPILALPVTDKLLPTTTPQEIQQWLQRNRFSAFSEIFSNFSGADLLKLTRHDFIQICGPADGIRFFNTIKERLVRPTMTIYLCHESLQLSEQQQQKYETVDSNAVLFVYRAIYLDELTTVELTEKIAQLLGISPSQITQMYKLGPKGIHVLISNQMIRNFEEEACFLLNKTKAETNDNYYIVLE from the coding sequence ATGCTtgtggggaggggtggggagcaCAGAGACCCGCAGTTTGAGCTAGTcgaggggaggggggcagggcTGGGGAACGTCTGCAGTCTGCGGTGGGCGAGATGGGCGGGGACTTCCGGCATCAGTGCGTCTGCGCTGGAAGAGCCCCCTAGAACCTCGCCGTTTCTTGGGAGCCAGAAGCCTGCAGGACGACTGGGAGTAGGAGAGGGTCAGTCTGCAGCAGAAGGTCGATTGTGGCGTTCGTGTAGAAATTTTCTCCAGCGGTGGACTGGTCTCGCCATCTCCGGTGCCGCAGACCTGCAAACCACCGCCCCTCCCATCCCGTGTACTGCGGACCTGCATTCCGcgtccctcctcccccctcctctcgtGAAGCAGACTGCGCCCCGCCGTCTCAGTGCAGCAGATCTGCATCCCGCCGTTCCCCAGTTGAAGCGGACCTGCAGCCGCCCTCCCAGTTCCAGCGGACCTGCATCCCGCCTTGCCGGTCGGAGCTCGGCAATCCTCTACCTAGCGCAAGTAAAGCAGGTATCTGCAGGGGGCCCTTTGGAAGGAGGAGGGATGGCCGGGGTCCCGAAGCCGTCGCAGGCAGACGAGGAGATCGAGTCCGGGTTGGTGCAGGATTTTGAGGCCGCTCTGTCCGGGATCGGCCAGGAGCAGGGAGCGGGGGCCTTGAACATGAGTGATGTCCttgaattgcccatgtttaaagAAGAAGAGTCAGGGCTGCCACCTGATGATGCAAATAAAATGCCCTTCCATTATGTGCTTTGTGCTGCTACCTCTCCCGCAGTCAAGCTCCACGATGAAACGCTCACCTATCTCAAGCAAGGGCAGTCTTATGAGATCCGAATGCTGGACAATAGGAAAGGGGGGGAACCCGCAGAGATCAGTGGCGGGCTCGTGAAGAGTATGTTTCGGTTGCTGTTCCATGATAGGGGACTGCAGTACtctgagcagcagcagcagcttgaGAGCTGGAGATGGAACAGGCCAGGGGACAGAATCCTTGATATAGACCTGGCAATGTCCGTGGGTATAACCGACCCTTGGGCAAATCCAACTCAGCTGAATACTGTGGAATTCCTGTGGGACCCTGCTGCAAAGAGCACATCCGTGTTTATTCAGGTGCACTGCACCAGTACCGAATTCGATGTGAAACAACctgggggagaaaaggaagtagCATTCCGACTTCAAATTGACACTTTCAAGGAGAATGAGAATGGAGAATACACTGAATACTTGCATTCAGGCAGCTGTCAGATCAAGGTTTTCAAATCTGATGAAGCAGACGAGAAGCAAAAAATAGACagggagaaaatggagaagaaaagccCTAGTGAAAAGGAAGAGTACCAACCTTCCCGTGAGAAAACTCTATTCACAGAATGTGCTCCATGGGTTGAGATGCCATATGCCAACAATTCCCAATCACCTGGCTTTAACAGTTCCCATAGCAGTTTTTCCACCGGAGAAGAGAATGGTTCACCAAACCACCAGCCAATACTAGCTCTTCCAGTTACAGATAAACTTCTGCCAACCACTACTCCCCAGGAAATTCAACAGTGGCTACAGCGCAACCGATTCTCTGCCTTCTCTGAGattttctcaaatttctctgGTGCAGATCTGTTGAAGTTAACCAGGCATGATTTTATCCAAATCTGTGGCCCTGCTGATGGAATCCGATTCTTCAATACCATAAAAGAGCGATTGGTGAGGCCCACGATGACAATTTACCTTTGTCACGAATCCCTGCAGTTGAGTGAGCAACAGCAGCAGAAGTACGAGACTGTAGACTCAAATGCTGTTTTGTTTGTGTACCGTGCCATCTATCTGGACGAGCTGACAACTGTTGAGCTGACAGAGAAAATCGCCCAGCTTCTCGGGATTTCTCCTTCTCAGATCACTCAGATGTACAAATTGGGGCCAAAAGGAATCCATGTGCTCATCAGTAATCAGATGATCCGCAACTTTGAAGAGGAAGCTTGTTTTCTTCTCAACAAAACAAAAGCTGAAACCAATGACAACTACTACATCGTCCTGGAATAG